GGGCCGCACGTGACGGCGACCGAGTTCTCCGGGGAAGGCCCCCGCTCCTCGAGCACGTTGGGCACCAGCCCGACGCAACCGTCCCAGCCCTCGCAGGCGGCGTCGATGGTGGCGGTGAAATCGAGGCCGGAGCGCTGTTGCCAGTCGGCCCGGCCGGCTTCGTAGCAGAGGTCCGCGGGCGTGCGGGCGCCGTAGACCAGAGTCAGTTCGCCGTAATCGCCGCGATTGTCGAGCAGGTGGAACAGCAGTGAACGCAACGGCGCCATGCCGATGCCGCCGGCGACCAGCACGATGTTCTTGCCCTTCCATTCATCAGTGGGAAAGCCACAGCCCATGGGGGCGCGCACGGCGGTCCGGTCGCCCGCGGCCAGCTCATGGATGGCGCCGGTGACGACGCCGGCCTTCATGATCGAGAACTCAAAGCTTCCGGAGCCTGACGGCGCCGAGGAAATGGCGAAGGTCGACTCGCCGGCTCCCAGCACGCTCAACTGGCCGATCTGCCCGGGCAGAAAGCTGAAGGCTTCCATCACCGAGGGGTCGTCGAAGGCCAGCCGGAGCGTCCTGATGTTCGGAGTCTCCTGGATGACCTCGAGCACCGTGGCCGGCTCGGGCCTCAGCGGCTCGGTTGATTTCCTTCCTGCCTGTGCTATGGTCGTCATTTGTCAGTCTCCGCCTTGCCGCCATCGGCCATCAATTCCGTTTCTACGGCTCTGGCCTTTGCCGCCCGCAAAACTTCGCGGATGTCAAGATTGGTGGGGCAGCCGCGGATGCAGCGGCCGCAGCCGGTGCAGAGCGTCTCGCCCTGGTTGACCGGGTAGTAGCTGAACTTGTGGTTGATACGATTGCGGTAACGGTGCGCCTGGGTCGGCCGCGGATTGTGTCCCGAGGCTTCCTGTGTGTAGACATAGAACATGCAGGCGTCCCAGCTGCGAAGACGCTCGCCCTTGCGATCGCCGCTCATCTCGTCATGGATGTTGAAGCAGTAGCATGTCGGGCAGCCGTGCGAGCAGAAACCGCAGGAGATGCAGGTCGCGGTGATCTCATTCCAGAAGTCCAGATCCTTGAAGATGGCCGGCAGCTGCTGTTGCAGACCGTCAAGGCCTTCGACTGTCGCCGTCTCCGCCAGCTGCGGCGGCTCGGCGTTTGATTCCTCGAAAAATCGAGTAGCGGCGTCAAGGATCGATTCGCCTCTCGCGGTCACGGCTTCAGCCAGATAGCCGCCTTCGAGCGGATACAGGATGAGGTCCGAGCCCGCCTTCCCGGCGGGGCCCTCGCCAAAGGACGAGCAGAAGCAGGCGGCGTCAGCGGTAGTACAGGCCAGAGTAATGACCGTAAGCGCCCGGCGGCGGGCCTGATAGTTGGGGTCGTTGTAAGATTCGCTTTCGGGATTGTCAAAGAGCGCGTCCAGAACCGTCAGCGCTTTGGCGTCGCAAGCCCGTGCGCCGAACAGAACCGTCGCCGGGGCTGTGACCGCCGCTACGATCTCGATGTTTTCCCCGGGTACGGGGTCGCCGAAAGCATAGTTGAAATCAAAGAGCTTCTCCGTGCGTGGCAGCACCACGTCCTTGGCCGAGATCGAAGTGATGTGCTCCAGATCGACAGCCACGCCGTTTTGCCAGCGCTCGAAGATCGCGGTGCCGGTGCCGGCGAGTTCGCGCGGCGCCCAGACCTCGGCGTCTTCAGCCAGCTGTTCCAGCAGTCGCGCTATATTGTCATTTTTGATGATTTTCGTCATCCGGTGCTCCCGAAAATATTCATTCCCCGCTCCAGGAATCGCCCTTTATGCTGAAAGTGAGCAGCGGCGGCCGCGCTTCAGGATCGGCCCCGGCCCGGTAACCAAAAAGCTCCTCGACGGCGCGGTTCTGCTCCTCCATCAACAGCATCAGCGGGATGCCCATGGGACAGGCGCGCTCACACTCGCCGCAACCGGTACAGCGGCCGGCAAGATGGTTTACCCGGATGAGCTGCATCATCTCCGCCTCGCGTGCGCCGGCGCCGCCGCCGGTCCAGTGAGGCTCCATCGTCTGCATGATACAGACATCGCGGCAGAAACACATCGGACAGGCCTCGCGGCAGGCATAGCAGCGGATGCACTTCGCATATTGCTGCCGCCAGAAGCCGCTTCGCTCGGCCGGGCTCATGGCCTGGAACTCAGCCCGCAGCGACCGGGTTTCGCCGGCGCCGCTGCCCGCCGCGCCGCTAGCCGCGCCGCTTTCTGCAACGCCGGCGCCATCGGTCATCAAAGACGCCTCGTTTCCGCCAGAAAGCGCCGGCATGCCCCCGGCCTCATAAATTTCGTCACTGATCACCGGCTCGCTTTCACCGCAATCCAGGCACTTGTGCCTGAGGAAACCGGCGCGGTCAACTACAGCCCCGTTGATGCTTAGTGAATCCATGCTAGATACTATCTCCGCTCCGTAGCTGAACTGTTGCCAGATTTTTCTGACGTCCACAGTGCCGCCGCATCCCCCCACGCCGATCACCCTGACGGCCGCCCTGTCGACCGCCCTCTCCTGTACAAGCTGCACGATGCTCCTGCAGTCGCATGCCTTGGCGACGATGCCGACCCGTTTGCCCTTCAGACGCGGCAGATGCACGGCAAGATTATGAACGCAGGTGGCGTCGAATACCGCTCTTTCCGCATCTTCGGCGGTCTGGAACCTGGCCGGCGCCGCCGTGCCGCCGGCGCCGCCGGCATCCCAGCCGAGCACGGTGTCATATTCTTCCAAAACCTTTTTTATGATGGCGGGCAGGCCGCTCATCGCTCACCCAGCGAGTTGATGCGCTCGGAGAATTCAGTGACGACTTCGGCCCAGCGCGAACCTTCCGACGCGCTCACCCAGGTGTAAAGAAACCGCTCCGGCTCGATGCCATAGGCGGGCAGCATCCGCTGCAGCAGCTCCAGGCGGCGGCGGGCATAATAATTGCCCTCGTTGTAATGGCAGTCGCCGGGATGGCAGCCGCTGACCAGCACGCCATCCGCGCCCTCATGAAAAGCCTTGAGGATCAGCAGCGGATTCACCCGCCCGGTGCAGGGCATGCGCACGATGCGCAGCTCGCCGGGCTGCTTCAGCCGCGCCGTGCCGGCCATGTCGGCCCCGGCATAAGAGCACCAGTTGCAAAGAAATCCTATTAGCTTGAGGTCAGACACCACGCCTAATTCCTTTTATCAATCCGCGGCATACGATCACCGCAGCAGCTCCATAGTCTCGGCGAGCAGCTGCTTGTCCGTATAGCCTTTTAGTGATATAACCGCCGGCGGGCAGGCGACGTTGCAGACGCCGCAGCCCTGGCAGAGCGAATCGATCACCGAAGCCACTTCGCTTCCGTCCCACAGCTCCACCGCCTCAATGGCGCTGTAAGGGCACACGTCCCGGCATTTGAAACAGCCGGTGCAGCGCCTCTGGTCGACGGCCGCCACCATGGGATTGGTCTCGAGCTCGCCCTTCGACAGCAGGCCGATAACCTTGGCCGCCGCCGCGCTGGCCTGCGCCACCGAATCGGGGATATCCTTGGGACCCTGGCAGGCTCCCGCCAGGAAGATGCCGCCGGTGTTGGTCTCCACCGGACGCAGCTTGGGATGGCTCTCGGACATGAACTCGTACTGGTCATAAGAGATGTTGAGCTTGCGCGCCAGCCCCGCGGCGCCCTTCGATGCCGCAAATCCTGTCGCCAGCACCACCAGGTCGGCCTCGATCTCAACCGGCTCGCTTGAGAGCGTGTCGGTGCCCATGACCATCAGCTTGCCGCCCTTGGGATAGACCTTGCCGACGCGGCCGCGCAGGTAGATGGCGCCAAACTCGCGCTGCGCCCGCCTGGTGAATTCCTCATAACCCTTGCCGCCGGCGCGTATGTCTATATAGAAGACATAAGACTGCGAATCGGGAATGTGTTCCTTGGTCAGGATCGCCTGCTTGGCCGTGTACATGCAGCCGACGCTGCAGCAGAACGGCCTACCCACGGATTCGTCCCGCGAGCCGACGCAGGAAATAAAGACGATGTTCTTTGGCTCCTCATTATCGGACGGCCGCTTGACTTGACCTCCCGTCGGGCCCGACGCCGAGAGCATGCGCTCGTATTGCAGGGAAGTGACCACGTCGGGATACTGGCCGCCGCCGTAATCAGGATAGGCCTCGCGCCAGTCGAAGAGCTCGTAGCCCGTGGCCACGACGATGGCGCCGAATCTTTCGGTGACCACGCGCTCTTCCTGTTCGTAATCGATGGCGCCGGCCGGGCAGACTTTTTTGCAGATGCCGCATTTGCCCTTGATGAACTGGCGGCAATATTCCTTGCGTATCGTCGCCACCATCGGCACCGCCTGGGGGAAGGGAATGGAGATCGCCCGCGACAGGCTGACGTCGGCATTGAACTCATCCGGCGCCCGGTTGGGGCACTTCTCCATGCAGAGCATGCAGCCGGTGCATTTGTCTTCGCTGACGCAGGTCGCCCGCTTGCGGATATCGACCTCGAAGTTGCCTATATATCCCCGCACCTGGTCAACCTCTGAGTTGACCATGAGGGAGATGTTCTCGTGCTGGTTGGCTTCGACCATCCTCGGCGTGAGGATGCACGAGGAGCAGTCAAGCGTGGGGAAAGTCTTGTCCAGCCGCGCCATGTTGCCGCCGATCGACGGCCCCCGCTCCACCAGCGTGACCGGCAGTCCCGAATCGGCGATGTCAAGCGCCGCCTGGATGCCGGCGATGCCGCCGCCGATGACCAGGACCCTGCCGGTGACCGGCACCGTACTCGAAGACAGCGGCGCCTGGCCGCGCACCCTGGCGACACCCATGCGCATCAGATCGACCGCCTTGTCAGTGGCGACATCCATATCGGAATGGATCCAGGAGCAGTGCTCGCGGATATTGACCATGTCCATCATGTAAGGGTTCATGCCGCCGCGGCTGACCGTGCGCCGGAATGTGGCCTCGTGCATCCGCGGCGAGCAGGCAGCAATCACAACGCGGGTAAGCCCCTTCGCCTGCACCGCCTCGATAATGGCGCGCTGGCCGGGATCGGAGCAGGTGTACTGCAGGGTCTCGGCATGCGCCACGTCGCGCATCGATTGCGCCGCCGCCACGACCTTTTCCGTGTCGACGGTGGCGGCGATGTTGGTGCCGCATTGACAGATAAAGACGCCGATACGCATGGCCTAGCTCACCGCCTTCCTGCTTCCCCGTCCGCTCTCTTTTCCATCCAGGGCGTCCCGGCCACCGCCCCGCTCGATCTTCGCGATCAGCTTGCGGGCGCTGACAACGTGCGCGAGGATGCCGAGGTCGTCGGCCTTGAATCCCAGCGCCAGCCCCAGCACCTGTGAAAAATAAAGCACCGGGATATCCAGCGAGGTCCCGAATGTCTTGTTGATCTGCTCCTGGCGCAGGTCAAGATTTTGATGGCACAGGGGGCAGACGGTGACGATGGCGTCAAAGCCCATGTCCTGGGCCACCTCGATGATGCGCCGGCTGGCCCGCAGGACAATCTCCTTCTTGGCCAGCCCCATGTAGGAGCCGCAGCACTCGCTCTTAAAAGGGAAGTGAGTGGCCTGGGCTCCGGTGGCCCAGAGCAGCGGCTTCATGCTGGCGGGGTTGCGCGGATTATCAAATTTGAGGATGCTCGCCGGACGTGTCAGCAGGCAGCCGTAATAAGTCGCCAGTTTTATTCCCGCCAGGCGGCCCTGCGCGCGTTCCGCCAGCGCCTCGGGCTGCACCGCCCGGCCAAAGAATTGGACCAGATTCAAAATCTCGGTCTGGTAGCGCACGGGCTCGCCGAAGATCCGCTCGGCCTGCATGCGGATATCCTCGCTTTGCTCCAGCTGGTACTGGGCGTTCTTGAACCGGTTATAGCAGCCGGCGCAGGGAGCCACCATGGCGTCATGCGAAGCCGACGCCAGGTGCAGGTTGCGCGCCGGCAGCAGCACGCCCAGGTTTCCTCCCCAATGATGGGGCGCCGGCGAAGCGCCGCAGCAGTTCCAGTCTTCGACCTCGTCGAGGTGTATGCCCAGCTCGCGCGCAACCAGCCTGAAAGATGCGTCGTACTCGCCGGCCGAGCCCGTCAGGGAACAACCGGGGAAGTAGGAATAGCCGGTCGCGGCATTTCCCGCGATTGATTTTTCTTCGTTCGGGCTCACTTCATCTTCCTGTCGCCGTTGACTTCGCGGAAGATCCGGTGCACCTGCTCGCGGTTCTTGATGCGAGGCGGGATGACGTGCACCTTTTTCTTCCTGAGGATCAGGGGCACCAGGCTGAAATCGTTGAAAGGATTGAAGGTGCGGAGGTTCATCCAGGTCAGCAGCCTTGCCTCGTGCAACCGGCCGTGCCGGCGGACGTTCTGCAGAAATGCCCGGCGGAAAAGCCGGATCTCTTTCTCCCCGCCTTCGATGCCGCGCTCGTCGGCGATCATTTTTGCCTGCTCGATGACGTTGGCGACATCGATGTTCATGGGGCAGCGCGAGGAGCAGGTCATGCAATCGAAACAGAGCTGTGCCGTGCGCGAGCCCAGGACTTTGTCAACCTGGCCCAGCTGCAGCAACCGCATGATGCGATGTGGCGGATAATCAAAAGCAAAAGCGGCGGTGCACGTCGAGGTGCAGCGGCCGCACTGGTAACAGGCCGAGACGCTCTCGCCCGAGCGGCGCTCGATCTCGGCGACGATGGTGGCGCCATCAGCAACGGTCTGTGATACCGGGATAGTCAAGAGGCCTCCGTTCCCATCCTCCCCCTGTCAGCAAAAACCCGTCGGCGTCAGACTTCCCTGCGCGTATCCGTCAAACGCAGCCTTACAGGTGGGCCAACGAGATTGTGAAACTTTTAACAAAATATGTGAAAATTTTAACAGCCTAATTGGGGTAAGTCAATATTCTTTAGGGAAGCTGTGAATTCGGGGAGGATGCAGGGAAATCTGGCATCAGCAGATCAGGGCGGCACGAATCGGGAGCCACGGAAGGTCCCTGCCGCCACTCTCCGCGGCTCCCGATTATTAATGAAGAATAATACCGGGTACCCCGGGCCGTTTAACTCGGCTCGTTTCCTGCCACCTCATTGAAGAAACCGTTCCAGATCACCCGCTGCGAGGTGATGGAGGCTTCGGGGGTGTTAAAACTGGCGTCGCTGAAAGTGTCGACTTCCACCGGGCCCCCCATGGTGCCCGGGAATGTTGGTGTGACATTGCTACCCGCAGCGATGGGACCACCAGTGGAAACGACATCGCCGGCAACCTTGATCCGGTAATAAATCGGATTGAGTGTCGGATTGGCGATCAGCACCCAGTTCCTGGCGCCCGGGCTTTGCTGGTCATACCAGGTCCACATGTGGTTTGCGCTCAAATCAACCTTGGGAATGCCGGGTACTTCCTCGAACGATGGACCCCAGATCACCCGCTGGGAAGCGATGGCAGGAGTGGCCAATTGATGGCCTGAGTCGGAGAAGGTCCGCACCTCGACCGGTCCACCTATGGTGCCGGGGAAAGAAGGCGTGTCATTGGCGCCGGCGGCAATGGGCCCGCCGTTTTTCACCACGTTACCGGCCACCTTGATCTCATAATAGATGGACCCGCTGCCAGGGTTGGCTATGAGCACCCAGTTCCTGGCGCCCGGGCTCTGCTGGTCGTACCAAGTCCAGTAGTAATGAGCATCGAGGCTGTCCGCGGGGACCCCAGGCACTTCATTAAAGGCGGTGTCACCGTTGATGAGCACCCGCTGCGAGGCCATCACGTAGGCCGGCACGCCGCCGCCGACCGAGTCAGACCAGGCTTCGACCTCTACCGGACCGCCCATGACGCCAGCGAAGCGCGGGGTTATATTGGCGCCTGGGGCCAGACTGCCGCTGGCGCGTTCCGTGCCGGCGATTTTTATCCGGTAATAGACCG
This genomic window from Actinomycetota bacterium contains:
- a CDS encoding FAD/NAD(P)-binding protein, yielding MTTIAQAGRKSTEPLRPEPATVLEVIQETPNIRTLRLAFDDPSVMEAFSFLPGQIGQLSVLGAGESTFAISSAPSGSGSFEFSIMKAGVVTGAIHELAAGDRTAVRAPMGCGFPTDEWKGKNIVLVAGGIGMAPLRSLLFHLLDNRGDYGELTLVYGARTPADLCYEAGRADWQQRSGLDFTATIDAACEGWDGCVGLVPNVLEERGPSPENSVAVTCGPPIMIRFTLQSLSKMGFREEQIYTTLERRMKCGIGICGRCNLGPKYVCTDGPVFSLQELRELPEEL
- a CDS encoding 4Fe-4S dicluster domain-containing protein, with translation MTKIIKNDNIARLLEQLAEDAEVWAPRELAGTGTAIFERWQNGVAVDLEHITSISAKDVVLPRTEKLFDFNYAFGDPVPGENIEIVAAVTAPATVLFGARACDAKALTVLDALFDNPESESYNDPNYQARRRALTVITLACTTADAACFCSSFGEGPAGKAGSDLILYPLEGGYLAEAVTARGESILDAATRFFEESNAEPPQLAETATVEGLDGLQQQLPAIFKDLDFWNEITATCISCGFCSHGCPTCYCFNIHDEMSGDRKGERLRSWDACMFYVYTQEASGHNPRPTQAHRYRNRINHKFSYYPVNQGETLCTGCGRCIRGCPTNLDIREVLRAAKARAVETELMADGGKAETDK
- a CDS encoding 4Fe-4S dicluster domain-containing protein, which translates into the protein MSGLPAIIKKVLEEYDTVLGWDAGGAGGTAAPARFQTAEDAERAVFDATCVHNLAVHLPRLKGKRVGIVAKACDCRSIVQLVQERAVDRAAVRVIGVGGCGGTVDVRKIWQQFSYGAEIVSSMDSLSINGAVVDRAGFLRHKCLDCGESEPVISDEIYEAGGMPALSGGNEASLMTDGAGVAESGAASGAAGSGAGETRSLRAEFQAMSPAERSGFWRQQYAKCIRCYACREACPMCFCRDVCIMQTMEPHWTGGGAGAREAEMMQLIRVNHLAGRCTGCGECERACPMGIPLMLLMEEQNRAVEELFGYRAGADPEARPPLLTFSIKGDSWSGE
- a CDS encoding hydrogenase iron-sulfur subunit, whose translation is MVSDLKLIGFLCNWCSYAGADMAGTARLKQPGELRIVRMPCTGRVNPLLILKAFHEGADGVLVSGCHPGDCHYNEGNYYARRRLELLQRMLPAYGIEPERFLYTWVSASEGSRWAEVVTEFSERINSLGER
- a CDS encoding CoB--CoM heterodisulfide reductase iron-sulfur subunit A family protein, with protein sequence MRIGVFICQCGTNIAATVDTEKVVAAAQSMRDVAHAETLQYTCSDPGQRAIIEAVQAKGLTRVVIAACSPRMHEATFRRTVSRGGMNPYMMDMVNIREHCSWIHSDMDVATDKAVDLMRMGVARVRGQAPLSSSTVPVTGRVLVIGGGIAGIQAALDIADSGLPVTLVERGPSIGGNMARLDKTFPTLDCSSCILTPRMVEANQHENISLMVNSEVDQVRGYIGNFEVDIRKRATCVSEDKCTGCMLCMEKCPNRAPDEFNADVSLSRAISIPFPQAVPMVATIRKEYCRQFIKGKCGICKKVCPAGAIDYEQEERVVTERFGAIVVATGYELFDWREAYPDYGGGQYPDVVTSLQYERMLSASGPTGGQVKRPSDNEEPKNIVFISCVGSRDESVGRPFCCSVGCMYTAKQAILTKEHIPDSQSYVFYIDIRAGGKGYEEFTRRAQREFGAIYLRGRVGKVYPKGGKLMVMGTDTLSSEPVEIEADLVVLATGFAASKGAAGLARKLNISYDQYEFMSESHPKLRPVETNTGGIFLAGACQGPKDIPDSVAQASAAAAKVIGLLSKGELETNPMVAAVDQRRCTGCFKCRDVCPYSAIEAVELWDGSEVASVIDSLCQGCGVCNVACPPAVISLKGYTDKQLLAETMELLR
- a CDS encoding CoB--CoM heterodisulfide reductase iron-sulfur subunit B family protein: MSPNEEKSIAGNAATGYSYFPGCSLTGSAGEYDASFRLVARELGIHLDEVEDWNCCGASPAPHHWGGNLGVLLPARNLHLASASHDAMVAPCAGCYNRFKNAQYQLEQSEDIRMQAERIFGEPVRYQTEILNLVQFFGRAVQPEALAERAQGRLAGIKLATYYGCLLTRPASILKFDNPRNPASMKPLLWATGAQATHFPFKSECCGSYMGLAKKEIVLRASRRIIEVAQDMGFDAIVTVCPLCHQNLDLRQEQINKTFGTSLDIPVLYFSQVLGLALGFKADDLGILAHVVSARKLIAKIERGGGRDALDGKESGRGSRKAVS
- a CDS encoding 4Fe-4S dicluster domain-containing protein, whose protein sequence is MTIPVSQTVADGATIVAEIERRSGESVSACYQCGRCTSTCTAAFAFDYPPHRIMRLLQLGQVDKVLGSRTAQLCFDCMTCSSRCPMNIDVANVIEQAKMIADERGIEGGEKEIRLFRRAFLQNVRRHGRLHEARLLTWMNLRTFNPFNDFSLVPLILRKKKVHVIPPRIKNREQVHRIFREVNGDRKMK